From a region of the Syngnathus typhle isolate RoL2023-S1 ecotype Sweden linkage group LG12, RoL_Styp_1.0, whole genome shotgun sequence genome:
- the clic3 gene encoding chloride intracellular channel protein 3 — translation MAQKREDRNNDNPNIELFVKASNDAESVGNCPFSQRLFMILWLKKVKFLLTTVDMKRAPDVLKELAPGSQPPFLVFNDDVKTDVNKIEEFLEEKLAPPKYPKLCCRYKESLSAGEDIFRKFSAYIKNPIPGLNDMLQKNFLSTLVKLNMYLETPLPHELDQNPYATESTRPYLDGDSLTLADCNLLPKLNIVKVVCKMYRDFDIPDELKGLKRYLDNAYKREEFRMSCPKDVEILIAYQSVAKYLNK, via the exons ATGGCCCAAAAaagggaggacagaaacaatGACAATCCCAACATTGAGCTGTTTGTCAAG GCCAGCAATGATGCTGAAAGTGTGGGTAACTGTCCTTTCTCTCAGAGACTCTTCATGATTCTCTGGTTAAAAAAGGTCAAATTTCTACTCACCACAGTCGACATGAAAAG AGCACCAGATGTGTTGAAGGAATTAGCTCCGGGCTCTCAGCCTCCATTCCTGGTCTTCAACGATGACGTCAAAACAGACGTTAATAAGATTGAGGAGTTCCTGGAGGAGAAATTAGCACCACCAAA GTATCCCAAATTGTGCTGTCGATACAAGGAGTCCCTGTCGGCCGGAGAAGACATCTTCCGTAAATTCTCAGCGTATATTAAAAATCCCATCCCTGGATTAAATGACA TGTTACAGAAGAACTTCTTATCAACCCTGGTGAAGCTCAACATGTACTTGGAGACACCGCTGCCTCATGAGTTGGACCAGAACCCATACGCTACAGAATCTACACGTCCCTACCTGGATGGAGACTCGCTCACTTTGGCTGACTGCAATCTGCTTCCCAAACTCAACATTGTCAAG GTGGTGTGCAAGATGTACCGCGACTTTGACATCCCTGACGAACTAAAAGGCCTCAAACGTTACCTGGACAACGCCTACAAAAGGGAGGAGTTTCGCATGAGTTGCCCAAAGGATGTAGAGATCCTCATCGCGTACCAATCTGTGGCTAAGTATCTCAATAAATAG
- the fut7 gene encoding alpha-(1,3)-fucosyltransferase 7 isoform X1, with amino-acid sequence MGAPKRNLLARRECQILTFLCVLSLALLNVWLKGFIIDSNHRAELTILTWHRPFNVPNDLSVGSSYSCTPHCKIVEQRSWFPSADVVVFHNFELVKGSQKLPLDLPRPPGQRWAWISLESPVHNGDLRKFAGSFNLTISYRRDADITIPYGERLAKEAEEENPVQDVARNKSFLACWVVSNYRSHYRRSQIFEELRAIIPVKVYGRWSKTKLTPEALLPTISRCYFYLAFENSEAKDYITEKLWRNAYLSGAVPVVLGAPVQDYKDLAPPHSFIHVDEFASVKELAEYLLQVAGDQKRYSEYFLWKKNWKVKNTVKWSERLCKICFSHLPPNKVYADLAAWNHANGIQRKEIAH; translated from the exons ATGGGGGCTCCGAAACGCAACCTGTTG GCTAGAAGGGAGTGTCAAATCCTCACCTTCCTATGTGTCTTATCGCTGGCTCTTCTTAACGTCTGGCTCAAGGGATTCATCATTGACTCCAATCATCGTGCGGAACTGACAATTCTGACGTGGCACCGACCCTTCAATGTTCCCAATGACCTGAGTGTGGGCTCGAGCTACAGCTGCACTCCGCACTGCAAGATCGTGGAGCAGAGGTCGTGGTTTCCCTCGGCGGACGTGGTGGTGTTCCACAACTTTGAGCTGGTCAAAGGATCTCAGAAACTCCCTTTGGATCTTCCCAGACCGCCGGGCCAGAGGTGGGCTTGGATTTCCCTGGAGTCCCCTGTTCATAATGGAGACCTGAGGAAATTTGCAGGTAGCTTCAACTTAACTATCAGCTACAGGAGGGATGCGGATATTACAATTCCTTATGGAGAGCGGCTCGccaaagaggcagaagaagaaaATCCGGTGCAGGATGTTGCGCGGAACAAAAGCTTTCTGGCATGTTGGGTGGTGAGCAACTACAGAAGTCACTACAGAAGAAGCCAAATATTCGAGGAACTCAGAGCCATAATTCCTGTGAAGGTCTACGGACGTTGGTCAAAGACTAAGCTCACCCCTGAAGCACTCCTGCCCACCATCTCTCGCTGCTACTTCTATTTGGCCTTTGAgaactctgaggccaaagattaCATCACAGAGAAGCTGTGGAGGAACGCTTACCTGTCGGGAGCGGTTCCCGTTGTTCTGGGAGCGCCGGTACAGGATTACAAAGACCTGGCTCCTCCTCATTCCTTCATCCACGTTGACGAATTTGCATCTGTTAAAGAGCTGGCTGAGTATCTGCTCCAGGTGGCGGGGGACCAGAAGCGCTACAGCGAGTACTTTCTGTGGAAGAAGAACTGGAAAGTGAAGAACACTGTTAAGTGGAGCGAGAGATTGTGCAAGATCTGCTTCAGCCATTTGCCTCCCAACAAAGTTTACGCTGACCTGGCTGCATGGAATCATGCTAATGGTATTCAACGTAAAGAAATTGCACATTGA
- the fut7 gene encoding alpha-(1,3)-fucosyltransferase 7 isoform X2 encodes MGAPKRNLLGFIIDSNHRAELTILTWHRPFNVPNDLSVGSSYSCTPHCKIVEQRSWFPSADVVVFHNFELVKGSQKLPLDLPRPPGQRWAWISLESPVHNGDLRKFAGSFNLTISYRRDADITIPYGERLAKEAEEENPVQDVARNKSFLACWVVSNYRSHYRRSQIFEELRAIIPVKVYGRWSKTKLTPEALLPTISRCYFYLAFENSEAKDYITEKLWRNAYLSGAVPVVLGAPVQDYKDLAPPHSFIHVDEFASVKELAEYLLQVAGDQKRYSEYFLWKKNWKVKNTVKWSERLCKICFSHLPPNKVYADLAAWNHANGIQRKEIAH; translated from the exons ATGGGGGCTCCGAAACGCAACCTGTTG GGATTCATCATTGACTCCAATCATCGTGCGGAACTGACAATTCTGACGTGGCACCGACCCTTCAATGTTCCCAATGACCTGAGTGTGGGCTCGAGCTACAGCTGCACTCCGCACTGCAAGATCGTGGAGCAGAGGTCGTGGTTTCCCTCGGCGGACGTGGTGGTGTTCCACAACTTTGAGCTGGTCAAAGGATCTCAGAAACTCCCTTTGGATCTTCCCAGACCGCCGGGCCAGAGGTGGGCTTGGATTTCCCTGGAGTCCCCTGTTCATAATGGAGACCTGAGGAAATTTGCAGGTAGCTTCAACTTAACTATCAGCTACAGGAGGGATGCGGATATTACAATTCCTTATGGAGAGCGGCTCGccaaagaggcagaagaagaaaATCCGGTGCAGGATGTTGCGCGGAACAAAAGCTTTCTGGCATGTTGGGTGGTGAGCAACTACAGAAGTCACTACAGAAGAAGCCAAATATTCGAGGAACTCAGAGCCATAATTCCTGTGAAGGTCTACGGACGTTGGTCAAAGACTAAGCTCACCCCTGAAGCACTCCTGCCCACCATCTCTCGCTGCTACTTCTATTTGGCCTTTGAgaactctgaggccaaagattaCATCACAGAGAAGCTGTGGAGGAACGCTTACCTGTCGGGAGCGGTTCCCGTTGTTCTGGGAGCGCCGGTACAGGATTACAAAGACCTGGCTCCTCCTCATTCCTTCATCCACGTTGACGAATTTGCATCTGTTAAAGAGCTGGCTGAGTATCTGCTCCAGGTGGCGGGGGACCAGAAGCGCTACAGCGAGTACTTTCTGTGGAAGAAGAACTGGAAAGTGAAGAACACTGTTAAGTGGAGCGAGAGATTGTGCAAGATCTGCTTCAGCCATTTGCCTCCCAACAAAGTTTACGCTGACCTGGCTGCATGGAATCATGCTAATGGTATTCAACGTAAAGAAATTGCACATTGA
- the pou5f3 gene encoding POU domain, class 5, transcription factor 1, with amino-acid sequence MSERSHSPSSEYQTRPYDFSRPCTQILGQEGLGCSSFHQLTMPEAGVLYKQPTYGGLPSAAAQSFFPFPSMGAGDYRASELQAGDFGQPKSWYPLGAPEYTGQVPGVTAATQPTSLSPPIAETREQIKLPEIKTEKDTGEDYSGEMKVQQYPPAPAAMPHGVFYSSPWNPSFWPGISHLTPPGSGGSSNQNPSTSSASSPSMSPSPPSNGMPANAFFGVNPGQGAPGPQGQNPASSTRSSGSSSGGCSDSEEENLSTEELEQFAKELKHKRITLGFTQADVGLALGNLYGKMFSQTTICRFEALQLSFKNMCKLKPLLQRWLNEAETSENPQDMYKIERVFVDTRKRKRRTSLEGAVRSALESYFVKCPKPNTQEITHISDDLGLERDVVRVWFCNRRQKGKRLALPTDEDCDGQYYEQSPSPLNMAASPIPGQGYPPPSGYLGAPPPTLYMPLHRPDVLKQSLHPGLLGQLSG; translated from the exons ATGTCCGAAAGATCCCACAGCCCAAGCTCGGAGTACCAAACCCGCCCGTATGACTTCAGCCGGCCTTGCACGCAGATTTTGGGCCAAGAGGGCCTCGGGTGTTCGTCCTTCCACCAGCTCACCATGCCAGAAGCGGGCGTGCTTTACAAGCAGCCCACCTATGGTGGCCTGCCGTCGGCCGCCGCGCAGAGCTTCTTCCCCTTCCCGTCGATGGGGGCTGGCGACTACCGCGCGTCTGAGCTCCAGGCCGGAGACTTCGGCCAGCCCAAGTCTTGGTATCCCTTGGGTGCCCCGGAGTACACCGGGCAGGTACCCGGTGTAACTGCGGCCACGCAGCCCACCAGCCTGAGCCCCCCCATAGCCGAGACCCGGGAGCAGATCAAGCTCCCCGAGATCAAGACGGAGAAAGACACCGGGGAGGACTACTCTGGTGAAATGAAGGTCCAACAGTACCCACCGGCCCCCGCCGCCATGCCGCACGGAGTCTTCTACTCGAGCCCCTGGAACCCGTCCTTCTGGCCGGGTATCAGCCACCTCACGCCGCCCGGCAGCGGAGGAAGCAGCAACCAGAATCCCTCAACGTCTTCCGCGTCGTCACCATCCATGTCCCCGTCACCGCCCAGCAACGGCATGCCGGCGAACGCCTTCTTCGGCGTCAACCCCGGCCAGGGAGCCCCCGGGCCTCAGGGCCAGAACCCGGCCTCGTCAACACGAAGCAGCGGATCGTCCAGCGGGGGTTGTAGTGACTCGGAAGAG GAAAACCTTTCCACTGAAGAATTGGAACAGTTTGCCAAAGAACTGAAACACAAACGCATCACTTTGGGTTTCACGCAGGCTGATGTTGGCCTTGCATTGGGCAATCTTTATG GTAAGATGTTCAGCCAGACGACAATTTGCCGCTTCGAGGCCCTCCAGTTGAGCTTCAAGAACATGTGCAAGCTGAAGCCCCTCCTCCAGAGATGGTTGAACGAGGCCGAAACGTCGGAAAATCCCCAGGAT ATGTACAAGATCGAGCGGGTGTTTGTGGACACCAGAAAGCGGAAGAGAAGGACAAGCCTGGAGGGAGCCGTCCGCTCAGCTCTGGAGTCTTATTTTGTCAAGTGTCCCAAACCCAACACTCAAGAAATCACGCACATCTCTGACGATTTGGGCCTGGAGAGAGAT GTGGTCCGCGTGTGGTTCTGCAACCGGAGACAGAAGGGCAAACGCCTGGCCCTACCCACGGACGAAGACTGCGACGGGCAGTACTACGAGCAGAGCCCTTCGCCCCTCAACATGGCCGCCTCCCCCATACCCGGCCAGGGCTACCCTCCGCCGTCCGGCTACCTCGGAGCCCCGCCGCCGACGCTTTACATGCCGCTTCATCGGCCCGACGTCCTGAAGCAATCGCTGCACCCCGGACTGCTGGGTCAGCTGAGCGGGTAG
- the npdc1a gene encoding neural proliferation differentiation and control protein 1a yields MLLLSSPRSERQRRASTLLLAAVVLCVFRAAASLPAGRTCPHHIDCAKEGRHLCRPGFTTCGSCLAPLVEDETGRCVTKRRYHQHAKAPLYPDLDEEIDFIHSYIEKQEVSAIEAPKTHLKPPVAVLSAKSGIKMAASEQGQLGRDGSSAQTRNGTAAGSRLSNASTPQPTRGDGRRGPLVQNAHRDDKIIIIVISLFVAIGTVALIMATVCYVKLRKESRLAQKVDYPAFRGAGVTAATGAGKSIGDKTLAQSAQMYHYQHQKQQMLSIGNHKPEQKNMDLEITSDEEEAGDFTVYECPGLAPTGEMEVKNPLFDDSTMHYQGNQK; encoded by the exons ATGCTGCTGCTCTCCAGCCCGCGGAGCGAACGCCAACGCCGGGCCTCGACGTTGCTCCTTGCCGCGGTCGTGCTCTGCGTCTTTCGCGCTGCTGCAAGCCTGCCAG CCGGCAGAACGTGCCCTCACCACATCGACTGTGCCAAAGAGGGACGCCACCTGTGCCGACCCGGATTCACCACCTGTGGCTCCTGCCTCGCTCCGCTGGTGGAGGACGAGACGGGTCGCTGCGTGACCAAAAGGAGATATCATCAACAtg CGAAAGCGCCATTGTACCCAGACTTGGATGAAGAGATCGATTTCATCCACTCATACATTGAAAAACAGGAAGTGTCTGCGATCGAAGCACCCAAAACACATTTGAAACCTCCCG TCGCCGTCCTCTCAGCCAAAAGCGGAATCAAGATGGCCGCCTCCGAACAGGGGCAACTGGGCCGAGATGGCTCGTCCGCCCAAACCCGAAACGGCACCGCTGCAGGGTCCCGTCTCAGCAACGCGTCCACTCCCCAACCCACCCGAGGGGACGGTCGACGCGGCCCGCTCGTCCAGAACGCTCACAGGGACGACAAGATCATCATCA TTGTCATCTCCTTGTTCGTGGCGATCGGCACCGTAGCATTGATCATGGCGACTGTCTGCTACGTCAA GTTGCGTAAAGAATCACGTCTGGCTCAGAAGGTGGACTATCCCGCCTTCAGGGGTGCAGGTGTGACCGCCGCCACTGGTGCTGGTAAATCG ATTGGGGATAAAACTCTCGCACAAAGTGCTCAAATGTACCACTATCAGCACCAAAAACAGCAGATGCTCTCCATTGGGaa tcATAAACCGGAACAAAAAAACATGGACTTGGAGATCACCTCAGATGAAGAAGAGGCAGGAGACTTCACGGTGTACGAATGTCCTGGACTTGCTCCG ACCGGCGAGATGGAGGTGAAAAATCCTCTGTTTGACGACTCCACCATGCATTATCAGGGGAATCAAAAGTGA
- the si:ch211-282j22.3 gene encoding ER degradation-enhancing alpha-mannosidase-like protein 3, giving the protein MCWFQIFLIVSLVDWVRCQESQHMTTEEMNTIRDRIVEMFDHAYGSYMKYAYPADELMPLSCKGRVRGQEPNRGDIDESLGKFSLTLIDTLDTLVVLNKLDEFEDGVRKAVQDVRLDNDVVVSVFETNIRVLGGLLGAHVMADLLRQRGGRMQWYEDELLNMATELGHRLLPAFNTSSGLPYPKVNLRYGVQNPLSRTGTESDTCTACAGTMILEFAALSRLSGESVFEEYARRALDVLWERRQKGSDLVGTVINIHNGEWVRRDSGVGAGIDSYYEYLMKAYILLGDDVFLERFNIHYSAIMKYISQPPLLLNVHMHNPTVSVRSWMDSLLAFFPGLQVLRGDLKPAIETHEMLYQVTKQHKFLPEAFTTEFRVHWGQHLLRPEFAESTYYLYKATGDPYYLRVGQSIVEKLNAYARVPCGFAAVQDVRTGTHEDRMDSFFLAEMFKYLYLLFTEKTQLPIDIDNYIFTTEAHLLPVSLSTTQPSCLGNKTETDAEAYKEDLFTHTCPSMDTLFPNNPSFAKSIRDGYKYLTGVGRAVHHSPIRQIELPFHDSGIEPVEFLKRMGISLMPLNDFSTGDSGKEHKGVYRMKLVAEVRQTFEEEEEVVPHVVQLISPPFLGRTVLTAGPAKFGMDLTKREHGVKGSVAKASPYTACGPLENPAELKGHIALALRGDCMFGAKARWLQEAGAIGVIFIDHREGSNSEETPLFQMVGDGGPTDDIALPLVFLFGREGAVLAAALQEHQNVDVLLLPQERQLGHGKTDKPVLNIKLRLSEEEDLQEEEEEEEEDESESSKTTLAVLLDESEDLK; this is encoded by the exons ATGTGTTGGTTTCAAATCTTCCTGATTGTCAGTCTTGTTGACTGGGTGAGATGTCAAGAGAGCCAACACATGACAACAGAGGAGATGAACACAATCAG ggatCGAATAGTTGAGATGTTTGATCATGCTTATGGAAGTTACATG AAATACGCCTATCCGGCCGACGAGCTGATGCCCCTAAGCTGCAAAGGGAGAGTCCGAGGCCAGGAGCCTAACCGAGGCGACATTGACGAATCTTTGGGGAA GTTCTCGCTTACACTGATCGACACGCTCGATACCCTGGTG GTATTAAACAAGCTGGATGAGTTTGAAGATGGCGTGAGGAAAGCGGTGCAGGATGTACGCCTGGACAATGACGTGGTGGTATCGGTGTTTGAGACCAACATCAGAGTTTTGGG GGGCCTTTTAGGGGCCCATGTAATGGCTGACCTGCTCCGTCAGCGAGGGGGGAGGATGCAGTGGTATGAAGATGAGCTCCTCAACATGGCGACGGAGCTCGGCCATCGATTACTACCTGCCTTCAACACCTCAAGTGGCCTTCCTTACCCCAAG GTGAATCTGCGTTACGGTGTCCAGAACCCACTTTCCCGTACGGGCACAGAGTCGGACACGTGCACAGCTTGCGCGGGAACGATGATCCTGGAATTTGCGGCCCTGAGCAGACTGTCAGGAGAGTCTGTGTTTGAG GAATATGCCCGAAGAGCTCTGGATGTCCTCTGGGAGAGGCGGCAGAAAGGAAGTGACCTGGTGGGGACTGTCATCAATATCCACAATGGAGAATGGGTCAGACGGG ACAGCGGAGTCGGTGCTGGCATCGACTCGTATTATGAATACTTAATGAAGGCCTACATTCTTCTGGGAGATGACGTTTTTCTGGAAAGGTTTAACATT CACTACAGTGCCATTATGAAGTACATCAGTCAGCCTCCCCTGCTGCTTAACGTGCACATGCACAACCCGACGGTGAGCGTGCGGAGCTGGATGGACTCGCTGCTGGCGTTTTTCCCCGGCTTACAG GTCTTGAGAGGAGATCTGAAACCGGCCATTGAAACCCATGAGATGCTCTACCAGGTCACCAAACAGCACAAATTTCTTCCAGAG GCTTTCACCACAGAATTCCGAGTTCACTGGGGCCAACACCTCCTGAGACCAGAGTTTGCAGAAAGCACCTACTACCTCTACAAG GCCACCGGCGACCCCTATTACCTCAGAGTGGGCCAGTCCATCGTGGAAAAACTCAACGCTTATGCCCGAGTGCCTTGTGGGTTTGCTGCTGTGCAAGATGTCCGCACGGGGACGCACGAAGACAG GATGGACTCGTTCTTCCTGGCAGAGATGTTCAAATACTTATACCTGCTGTTCACGGAGAAGACGCAGCTTCCCATCGACATCGACAACTACATCTTCACCACAGAGGCCCACCTTCTGCCCGTGTCTCTATCCACTACACAGCCATCTTGTCTAGGCAACAAAACA GAAACCGATGCTGAGGCCTACAAAGAAGATCTCTTCACACACACTTGCCCGAGCATGGACACGTTGTTCCCAAACAACCCTTCGTTTGCCAAAAGCATCCGGGACGGCTACAAGTACCTGACGGGGGTTGGGCGAGCTGTCCATCATTCACCTATCAG ACAAATTGAATTACCATTTCATGATAGTGGCATCGAGCCAGTGGAGTTCCTAAAAAGAATGGGCATTTCCCTCATGCCGCTGAATGATTTCAGTACAGGAGACAGCGGAAAA GAGCATAAAGGAGTCTACCGGATGAAACTTGTAGCTGAGGTGAGACAAACgtttgaggaggaggaggaagtggtGCCTCACGTGGTGCAGCTTATATCCCCTCCGTTTCTGGGGAGGACCGTGCTAACGGCGGGCCCGGCCAAGTTTGGGATGGACCTGACCAAGCGAGAGCACGGT GTGAAGGGCAGCGTAGCGAAGGCGTCCCCTTACACAGCATGCGGCCCACTCGAGAATCCGGCTGAGCTGAAAGGCCACATCGCCCTGGCGCTGCGCGGCGACTGCATGTTTGGCGCTAAAGCACGCTGGCTGCAGGAGGCGGGCGCCATAGGAGTCATCTTCATCG ACCACAGGGAGGGAAGCAACAGCGAGGAAACGCCGCTCTTCCAAATGGTCGGCGACGGCGGCCCCACCGACGACATCGCCTTGCCGCTGGTTTTCCTGTTCGGTCGCGAGGGCGCCGTGCTGGCCGCGGCCCTGCAGGAACATCAAAATGTCgacgtgctgctgctgcctcaagAGAGGCAGCTGGGCCACG GTAAAACAGACAAACCAGTTCTCAACATTAAACTCAGACTTTCCGAAGAGGAGGACctacaggaggaggaagaggaagaggaggaggatgaatcTGAATCCAGCAAGACCACGCTGGCGGTGCTTCTCGATGAAAGTGAGGATCTCAAATGA
- the LOC133162984 gene encoding bone morphogenetic protein 7-like isoform X2, producing the protein MSFAFITVMALMCSSVVIAFVLQTGQEDAIPLDSDSRCRGLSLQSLRKELLAALNLQTEPRLPEGAKEQWSGTAERLKALEASSNSSSDDGGDTSGCCSRTSEVLMSDLGWDNWMIYPERVTLVHCAPCGHSASCRPQPTATQRDDLEVQAPCCQPIAQNPMPVMYRDEWNTMVITSMHLTRRCGCLAALQPSQE; encoded by the exons ATGTCCTTTGCCTTCATCACTGTGATGGCACTGATGTGCTCCTCTGTGGTGATTGCGTTTGTCCTGCAGACAGGGCAAGAAGATGCCATACCGCTAGACTCCGACAGCAG GTGCCGTGGTTTGTCCCTGCAGTCCCTCCGCAAAGAGCTCTTGGCTGCTCTCAACCTGCAGACCGAGCCGCGGCTGCCAGAGGGCGCCAAAGAGCAGTGGAGTGGAACTGCTGAACGGCTCAAGGCTCTGGAAG cttcttccaactcctcctCTGATGATGGTGGAGACACCTCAGGGTGCTGCTCCAGGACCTCAGAGGTTTTAATGTCAG ATCTTGGCTGGGACAATTGGATGATCTATCCCGAGCGTGTGACCTTGGTGCACTGCGCCCCTTGTGGCCACAGCGCGTCATGCAGGCCCCAGCCCACTGCCACCCAACGTGATGATTTGGAG GTTCAGGCGCCATGTTGCCAGCCCATCGCCCAGAACCCGATGCCCGTCATGTACCGGGACGAGTGGAACACCATGGTCATCACCTCCATGCACCTGACCCGTCGCTGCGGATGCCTGGCCGCCCTGCAGCCTTCCCAAGAGTAA
- the LOC133162984 gene encoding uncharacterized protein LOC133162984 isoform X1 has protein sequence MSFAFITVMALMCSSVVIAFVLQTGQEDAIPLDSDSRCRGLSLQSLRKELLAALNLQTEPRLPEGAKEQWSGTAERLKALEGQTRLDMLTNLIPESFTPNFFPISVASSNSSSDDGGDTSGCCSRTSEVLMSDLGWDNWMIYPERVTLVHCAPCGHSASCRPQPTATQRDDLEVQAPCCQPIAQNPMPVMYRDEWNTMVITSMHLTRRCGCLAALQPSQE, from the exons ATGTCCTTTGCCTTCATCACTGTGATGGCACTGATGTGCTCCTCTGTGGTGATTGCGTTTGTCCTGCAGACAGGGCAAGAAGATGCCATACCGCTAGACTCCGACAGCAG GTGCCGTGGTTTGTCCCTGCAGTCCCTCCGCAAAGAGCTCTTGGCTGCTCTCAACCTGCAGACCGAGCCGCGGCTGCCAGAGGGCGCCAAAGAGCAGTGGAGTGGAACTGCTGAACGGCTCAAGGCTCTGGAAGGTCAAACGCGACTTGACATGTTGACAAACTTAATCCCAGAAAGTTTCACGCCCAATTTCTTCCCTATTTCTGtagcttcttccaactcctcctCTGATGATGGTGGAGACACCTCAGGGTGCTGCTCCAGGACCTCAGAGGTTTTAATGTCAG ATCTTGGCTGGGACAATTGGATGATCTATCCCGAGCGTGTGACCTTGGTGCACTGCGCCCCTTGTGGCCACAGCGCGTCATGCAGGCCCCAGCCCACTGCCACCCAACGTGATGATTTGGAG GTTCAGGCGCCATGTTGCCAGCCCATCGCCCAGAACCCGATGCCCGTCATGTACCGGGACGAGTGGAACACCATGGTCATCACCTCCATGCACCTGACCCGTCGCTGCGGATGCCTGGCCGCCCTGCAGCCTTCCCAAGAGTAA